A part of Gemmatimonadota bacterium genomic DNA contains:
- a CDS encoding RagB/SusD family nutrient uptake outer membrane protein, with translation MTKRSMTIPALVLSLTVFMGACDALDDLLTVEAPSRVVASDLENPAAAALLVASVANEFRCTLTYYATASALTGNEWRDASNNSVLNIWDQRVHDTSGYGSQYASADCGSNQPAIYKPLSRTRWLADLTLGLLAGWDVADVPDKAEFEAEVAMYAGFTYTLFGESMCSVAFDEGPEQTPTDAFNLAIQRFDQAIAAGAAGDILNAARVGKARAQLNLGQKAAAATTASAVPAGFSFELAYSNAESVTRNKQWEFNIDDENVTVAEPYRNFSYDGVPDPRVAVTDEGTTNPQTGIAIWTADKYPDASSPVEMASWEEAQLIIAEAAIESGDFANAVAIFDALHAAVGLPAYSGGLNTAELMDQIVYERSAEMFLEGHHLQDLKRLNIPLFPATGTDDGFGGAYGSQICFDLPATEFQNNVNIGGG, from the coding sequence ATGACGAAAAGATCGATGACGATCCCTGCCCTCGTGCTCTCCTTGACGGTCTTCATGGGTGCGTGCGACGCGCTCGACGACCTTCTCACGGTTGAAGCTCCTTCGAGGGTCGTGGCGAGCGACCTCGAGAATCCGGCGGCGGCCGCGCTCCTCGTGGCCAGCGTGGCCAACGAATTCCGGTGCACGTTGACCTACTATGCGACCGCGAGCGCCCTTACCGGGAACGAGTGGAGGGACGCCTCGAACAACTCGGTCCTGAACATCTGGGATCAGCGGGTGCACGACACGAGCGGATACGGGTCTCAGTACGCGAGCGCCGACTGCGGGAGCAATCAACCGGCGATCTATAAGCCACTCTCCAGAACGCGTTGGCTCGCCGACCTGACACTCGGGCTCTTGGCTGGCTGGGATGTCGCCGACGTTCCGGACAAGGCGGAGTTCGAGGCCGAAGTGGCGATGTACGCCGGGTTTACGTACACGCTCTTCGGTGAATCCATGTGCTCCGTCGCGTTCGACGAGGGGCCGGAGCAGACCCCGACGGACGCTTTCAATCTCGCCATTCAGCGCTTCGACCAGGCGATTGCCGCGGGCGCGGCGGGTGACATCCTCAACGCCGCCCGGGTCGGCAAGGCGAGGGCGCAGCTCAATCTGGGCCAGAAAGCGGCAGCCGCGACGACTGCCTCAGCGGTGCCGGCTGGCTTCTCGTTCGAGCTGGCCTACTCCAACGCCGAGAGCGTCACGCGTAACAAGCAGTGGGAGTTCAATATCGATGACGAGAACGTGACGGTCGCGGAGCCGTACAGGAACTTCTCGTACGACGGAGTGCCCGATCCACGGGTGGCTGTGACGGACGAGGGGACCACCAACCCCCAGACCGGCATCGCGATCTGGACGGCGGACAAGTACCCCGACGCCAGTTCGCCGGTCGAGATGGCGAGCTGGGAGGAAGCACAGCTCATCATCGCCGAGGCCGCTATCGAGTCCGGTGACTTCGCGAACGCGGTGGCCATCTTCGACGCGCTGCATGCCGCGGTGGGGCTGCCGGCGTACTCGGGCGGCCTCAACACGGCAGAGCTCATGGACCAGATCGTCTACGAGCGCTCGGCCGAGATGTTCCTGGAGGGGCACCACCTTCAGGACCTCAAGCGCCTCAACATTCCGCTCTTCCCGGCGACCGGGACGGACGACGGCTTCGGAGGCGCGTACGGGAGTCAGATATGCTTCGATCTTCCGGCCACCGAGTTCCAGAACAACGTGAACATCGGCGGAGGTTGA
- a CDS encoding SusC/RagA family TonB-linked outer membrane protein — protein sequence MKLRALFAFAVLVLASPNLLEAQSITGAVRDQATGNPIESAQVFLEGLELGVLTRSNGEYLLVSVPVGTHTLTVQSLGYRTESVTVTVGAGQTVVQNVFLSQQALELDALVVTGTAAASRVREIGNSVAVLDARVAELQPITNVSDLLRGRLAGVVVQQGSGDAGTASTIKIRGSSTMRLVNDGPLIYIDGIRVNNRMESGGRDVSRIDDLDPAMIESIEVIKGPAAATLYGTEAANGVINIKTKSGGIGEAQWNFTLRQGSQWFRDPAGHTPTNWGVNPSSGQIESLNILENQAESDLIFRNARTQYYGIDVSGGTDVFQYFIAGSASSEDGVTLNSWAKKYNGRVNVRAQPNDDLTISVNAGIGLTRLRLPSDFPYEEAVYADPTRLGAGDARRGYRRATPESRIEKDLDLHEANRMTAGVTATHTPTDWFTQRLTFGLDVTDQLEDQLDNFLSPESAQFYGTNTALGGKRVNRESVIYSTFDYATSATRDVSQSLRSTTSAGFQVYTKSIKQVVANGRRFPAIGLASVSAAGLRTGSDNVVENNTVGVYLQQQIGWNDRLFVTGAIRADDNSSFGEDFDLVYYPKLSASWVVSEENFWGLDFVNSFRLRAAYGESGQQPDAFDALRSFTTRASPSGKATLRPLSPGNSQLGPERGVEIEVGFDARLFDDRVSVDFTYYDQTTKDAIVGRNIAPSTGFTAQKFVNIGRINNRGVELALNARVIDTQAFGWTINFNGSTNRNRIEELGLDGFLQLGWTTRHQEGYPVGSLFAPKVIFAEYVDGSDQINRDTMRCDNGGGQPVECTPSAWIYQGHPDPNYELSFGSSFNIGDRLTIDALVQGKIGQTKYDLQGWWRYAAFQQTRVNLFPREHDINTVAEAQFGASGEFALWVNKASFVRFRELSLTYRMPDEWVQKLGSTRGTLSLATRNLGMLWTNWQEWPHHDPEVIDPSNTFSGNREPQEDSGIPPLTSITLTVRLGM from the coding sequence ATGAAATTACGTGCGTTGTTTGCTTTTGCGGTGCTGGTTCTGGCATCGCCGAACCTTCTGGAAGCTCAATCGATCACAGGCGCTGTGCGGGACCAGGCCACCGGAAACCCGATCGAATCGGCGCAGGTCTTTTTGGAGGGCCTGGAGCTTGGCGTCCTCACGCGGAGCAACGGTGAGTATCTCCTCGTGAGTGTGCCCGTCGGCACACACACGCTAACCGTGCAGTCTCTCGGCTACCGGACGGAGTCCGTCACGGTGACCGTCGGTGCCGGACAGACCGTGGTTCAGAACGTCTTCCTCAGTCAGCAAGCGCTCGAGCTGGACGCACTCGTCGTGACGGGCACAGCGGCAGCGAGCCGAGTACGCGAGATCGGTAACTCCGTCGCGGTGCTCGACGCACGGGTCGCGGAGCTTCAGCCGATCACCAACGTCTCGGACCTTCTGCGGGGTCGCCTGGCCGGAGTCGTCGTGCAGCAGGGCTCAGGTGACGCCGGCACCGCATCCACGATCAAGATCCGCGGCAGCTCGACGATGCGGCTCGTGAACGACGGACCACTCATCTACATCGACGGTATTCGCGTCAACAACCGCATGGAGAGCGGCGGCCGGGACGTTTCCCGGATCGACGACCTCGACCCGGCGATGATCGAGAGCATCGAGGTGATCAAGGGGCCCGCAGCGGCGACGCTGTACGGCACCGAGGCCGCCAACGGCGTGATCAACATCAAGACGAAGTCGGGCGGTATCGGGGAAGCCCAGTGGAACTTCACGCTGCGACAAGGTTCGCAGTGGTTCCGGGATCCTGCCGGACACACGCCCACCAACTGGGGCGTGAATCCGAGCAGCGGTCAGATCGAGTCGCTCAACATCTTGGAGAACCAGGCGGAGTCGGACCTGATTTTCCGGAACGCCCGCACGCAGTACTACGGAATCGACGTGTCCGGTGGCACGGATGTCTTCCAGTACTTCATCGCCGGTTCCGCTTCCTCCGAAGACGGCGTGACACTGAACAGCTGGGCGAAGAAGTACAACGGCCGGGTCAACGTCAGAGCGCAGCCGAACGACGACCTGACGATCTCAGTGAACGCGGGTATCGGACTCACACGTCTCCGTCTCCCCTCCGACTTTCCATACGAGGAGGCGGTGTATGCTGACCCAACCCGGCTTGGAGCCGGTGACGCGCGGCGCGGCTACCGCAGAGCGACGCCGGAGTCCCGGATCGAGAAGGACCTCGATCTTCACGAGGCGAACCGCATGACAGCGGGCGTCACGGCGACGCACACGCCTACCGACTGGTTCACACAAAGACTCACGTTCGGCCTGGACGTCACCGACCAGCTGGAAGACCAGTTGGACAACTTCCTGAGTCCCGAGTCGGCGCAGTTCTACGGAACGAATACCGCCCTCGGCGGCAAGAGGGTGAATCGCGAGTCGGTGATCTACAGCACCTTCGACTACGCCACGTCGGCCACGCGAGACGTGTCGCAGAGCCTCCGGTCCACGACCTCGGCGGGCTTCCAGGTCTATACGAAGTCGATCAAGCAAGTGGTAGCGAACGGCCGACGCTTCCCTGCGATCGGCTTGGCGAGCGTCAGTGCCGCTGGCCTGCGCACGGGCTCCGACAACGTCGTCGAGAACAATACGGTCGGCGTGTACCTGCAGCAGCAGATCGGCTGGAACGACCGACTCTTCGTGACCGGTGCGATCCGCGCCGACGACAACAGCTCGTTCGGTGAGGACTTCGACCTCGTCTACTACCCGAAGCTCAGCGCGTCGTGGGTGGTCAGCGAAGAGAACTTCTGGGGCTTGGACTTCGTCAACTCGTTCCGGCTTCGCGCCGCCTACGGTGAATCGGGTCAGCAGCCGGATGCTTTCGACGCCCTCCGCAGCTTCACCACTCGGGCCTCGCCGTCTGGGAAGGCGACGTTGCGTCCCCTCTCACCCGGTAACAGCCAACTCGGTCCGGAGCGGGGTGTCGAGATCGAGGTCGGCTTCGACGCGAGGTTATTCGATGACCGTGTCTCCGTGGACTTCACGTACTACGACCAGACCACGAAGGACGCGATCGTGGGGCGCAACATCGCTCCCTCGACCGGCTTCACTGCTCAGAAGTTCGTGAACATCGGACGGATCAACAACCGAGGCGTCGAGCTCGCCCTGAACGCCCGCGTGATCGACACGCAGGCGTTCGGCTGGACGATCAATTTCAACGGGAGCACGAACAGGAACCGGATCGAGGAGCTTGGCCTCGACGGCTTCCTGCAGCTCGGATGGACGACGCGACACCAGGAGGGCTACCCGGTGGGCTCGCTCTTCGCCCCGAAGGTGATCTTCGCCGAGTACGTAGACGGCTCGGATCAGATCAATCGCGACACCATGCGTTGTGACAACGGCGGCGGGCAGCCGGTCGAATGCACCCCGTCCGCGTGGATCTACCAGGGACATCCAGATCCGAATTACGAGCTGTCGTTCGGGTCGTCGTTCAACATCGGCGATCGCCTCACGATCGACGCGCTCGTCCAGGGTAAGATCGGCCAGACGAAGTACGATCTGCAGGGCTGGTGGAGGTACGCCGCGTTCCAGCAGACGAGAGTCAACCTCTTCCCGCGCGAGCACGACATCAATACAGTTGCCGAGGCCCAATTCGGCGCCAGCGGCGAGTTCGCACTTTGGGTCAACAAGGCGTCGTTCGTCCGGTTTAGGGAACTCTCACTCACGTACCGGATGCCGGACGAGTGGGTGCAGAAGCTCGGGTCGACCCGAGGGACCCTGAGTCTCGCGACTCGCAACCTCGGCATGCTCTGGACCAACTGGCAAGAGTGGCCGCACCACGATCCGGAGGTTATCGATCCAAGCAATACCTTCAGCGGAAACCGGGAACCGCAAGAGGATTCCGGCATCCCGCCGCTGACCTCGATCACACTCACCGTCCGCCTGGGCATGTAG
- a CDS encoding type II toxin-antitoxin system VapC family toxin, translated as MNLLLDTVTFLWWVSGDPAVTADARAAIADPTRRVFLSSVSAWEITVKHGLGKLPLSESPQALIPRLRRDHSFEELALCEAAVLQLPRLPALHRDPFDRMLVCQSIEHGLTIVTPDEAIREYPVRTLW; from the coding sequence GTGAACCTACTTCTGGACACCGTCACTTTTCTCTGGTGGGTGTCGGGAGATCCGGCGGTTACGGCCGACGCACGCGCCGCGATCGCGGATCCTACGCGACGCGTCTTTCTCAGTTCGGTATCGGCCTGGGAGATCACCGTGAAGCACGGGTTGGGAAAGCTCCCGCTCTCCGAGTCCCCTCAAGCGCTCATCCCCAGGTTGAGGAGGGACCACTCATTCGAGGAGCTGGCGTTGTGCGAAGCGGCCGTCCTTCAGCTTCCTCGGCTCCCGGCGCTCCATCGAGATCCGTTTGATCGCATGCTGGTCTGCCAGTCCATCGAGCACGGGCTCACGATCGTCACCCCGGACGAAGCGATCCGTGAGTACCCCGTCCGCACGCTCTGGTAG
- a CDS encoding type II toxin-antitoxin system prevent-host-death family antitoxin, whose translation MIRINVHEAKAKLSEYLARVEAGEVVVICRRNVPVAELRATARVSEGPRPFGLATGTLEVSTAFFEPLPPDVQLGFEGSEP comes from the coding sequence ATGATCCGTATCAATGTGCACGAGGCGAAAGCGAAGCTCTCTGAGTACCTCGCCCGCGTGGAAGCCGGCGAAGTCGTCGTGATTTGTCGGCGAAACGTGCCGGTTGCGGAACTGCGTGCTACCGCGCGAGTGAGCGAGGGGCCCCGTCCTTTCGGTCTGGCAACGGGGACGCTCGAAGTGTCGACTGCGTTCTTCGAGCCTCTCCCGCCAGACGTTCAGTTGGGTTTCGAAGGCTCCGAGCCGTGA
- a CDS encoding amidohydrolase has product MLLRTICPTALLLLTLGTPRAATAQPAQLDEWKSQLAESIEGRRKFTANIVDQIFSFGELGFQEFETSRYLVALLRDNGFTVEEGVAGIPTAWVATWGSGRPKISLGTDIDDIPKASQMPGVACRLPLVEGAPGHGEGHNSGMAVQITAALAVKELMEREGLPGTIQIWPGVAEELVATKAYYVRAGMFEDVDIVLYAHVGNNLSTGWGMTPGTGLISAMFTFEGFAAHAGGAPWRGRSAADAVSLMEVGWNFRREHLRLQHRSHSIVYNGGDQPNVVPSEASIWFYFREKNYQQILDLFAIGDSVARGAAMMTGTTLKDVRLIGTAWPGHFNKVIAETMYSNIERVGLPEWTEDDQRFARATQREVGGPETGLATELSRLRPAPTEAQRTAGYADDIGDVSWNVPTATLSFPSNMPGLPGHNWANAIAMATPIAHKGATQGAVAQSMTLLDFMVRPDLVEAAWDYFRDVQTADLQYTPFISPTDQPAIEMNAGILDEFREEMRRYYYNPDEYDSYLDQLGVSYPTLRQPDGRCTIAAVSEEQAVG; this is encoded by the coding sequence ATGCTGCTGCGCACCATCTGCCCGACCGCCCTCCTGTTACTGACCCTCGGCACACCTCGAGCCGCCACCGCCCAACCCGCGCAGCTGGACGAGTGGAAGAGCCAGCTGGCCGAGTCGATCGAGGGCAGGAGGAAGTTCACGGCCAACATCGTCGATCAGATCTTCAGCTTCGGTGAGCTTGGCTTTCAGGAGTTCGAGACGTCGCGATACCTGGTCGCGTTGCTGCGGGACAACGGCTTCACGGTCGAGGAAGGCGTAGCGGGGATCCCGACGGCCTGGGTCGCCACCTGGGGTTCGGGCCGCCCGAAGATCTCGCTCGGTACGGACATCGACGACATACCGAAAGCATCTCAGATGCCAGGGGTCGCTTGCCGTCTCCCCTTGGTGGAGGGTGCGCCCGGTCACGGTGAAGGGCACAACTCGGGTATGGCAGTCCAGATCACGGCCGCGCTCGCGGTTAAGGAGCTCATGGAGAGGGAGGGGCTACCGGGGACGATTCAAATCTGGCCCGGTGTCGCCGAAGAGCTCGTGGCGACCAAGGCGTACTACGTACGCGCGGGCATGTTCGAGGACGTCGACATCGTTCTCTATGCGCACGTCGGCAACAACCTCTCGACCGGGTGGGGCATGACCCCGGGCACGGGCCTGATCTCCGCGATGTTCACCTTCGAGGGCTTCGCGGCGCACGCTGGGGGCGCCCCGTGGAGGGGCCGCAGCGCCGCCGACGCCGTGAGCCTCATGGAAGTCGGTTGGAATTTCCGCCGTGAACATCTGCGCTTGCAGCACCGGTCGCACTCCATCGTCTACAACGGCGGCGATCAGCCGAACGTTGTGCCGTCGGAGGCTTCGATTTGGTTCTACTTCCGCGAGAAGAACTACCAGCAGATCCTTGACCTCTTCGCGATCGGCGACTCCGTCGCCCGCGGTGCCGCGATGATGACCGGGACGACGCTCAAGGACGTGCGCCTCATCGGGACCGCTTGGCCGGGCCACTTCAACAAGGTCATCGCCGAAACGATGTACTCGAACATCGAGCGCGTCGGTCTGCCCGAGTGGACGGAAGACGACCAACGCTTCGCCCGCGCCACCCAGCGCGAGGTCGGAGGGCCCGAGACGGGGCTCGCCACCGAGCTCAGTCGGTTGCGCCCAGCGCCCACAGAGGCACAACGTACCGCTGGCTACGCCGACGATATCGGCGACGTCTCCTGGAACGTACCGACGGCGACGCTCTCGTTCCCGTCCAACATGCCCGGGCTCCCGGGCCACAACTGGGCGAACGCGATCGCGATGGCGACTCCGATCGCTCACAAAGGCGCGACCCAGGGTGCCGTCGCTCAGTCGATGACCCTCCTGGACTTCATGGTCCGCCCGGATCTGGTCGAAGCCGCGTGGGACTACTTCCGGGACGTGCAGACCGCCGACCTGCAGTACACGCCGTTCATTAGCCCCACCGACCAGCCTGCGATCGAGATGAACGCGGGCATCCTGGACGAGTTCCGGGAGGAGATGCGGAGGTACTACTACAACCCGGATGAGTACGACTCCTACCTCGATCAGCTCGGGGTGTCGTACCCGACGCTCAGACAGCCCGACGGTCGGTGCACGATCGCTGCGGTGAGCGAAGAGCAAGCTGTAGGCTGA
- a CDS encoding DUF805 domain-containing protein, translating to MDNLLDLFSFEGRANRAWYFWHILLDDLVMFTLAVVFIVMMVTTGTPLFVLPLAGVMIGGIWAGVAVTVKRLHDLDRPGWHWWLLLIPLVNIYMGAILLFAKGTRGPNQFGRDPLMAAKVDGYLEA from the coding sequence ATGGACAATCTACTGGACCTCTTCTCCTTCGAAGGACGTGCCAACCGTGCTTGGTACTTCTGGCACATCCTGCTGGACGACCTCGTGATGTTCACGCTCGCGGTGGTCTTCATAGTGATGATGGTGACGACCGGCACTCCCTTGTTCGTTCTCCCTCTCGCCGGTGTGATGATCGGCGGTATCTGGGCAGGAGTCGCGGTAACGGTCAAGCGGCTGCACGACCTCGACCGGCCCGGGTGGCACTGGTGGCTGCTGCTCATTCCGCTCGTGAACATCTACATGGGCGCGATTCTGCTCTTCGCCAAGGGCACGCGAGGGCCCAACCAGTTTGGGCGGGACCCGCTGATGGCGGCGAAGGTGGACGGCTACCTCGAGGCGTAG
- a CDS encoding YdcF family protein, whose amino-acid sequence MSSSDMEADEKRPMRSRRWWYAGASLALVLLLGGVAFMRVGSWLVVRDEPAPSAAIVVLSGEVPFRAMEGADLYNQGWAPEVWLTLNRDPRDEAAAAPLGVELFVDADDNRRILEAMGVPTDVIHVIPRAVRNTADEVREISKRLSQTGGERVIIVTSKFHTRRVRTLWRRLAGNSAGVIVQPATRDPYDGARWWRRSNDIAYVAKELMGLVNAWMGSRVQPW is encoded by the coding sequence ATGTCCTCCTCAGACATGGAAGCGGACGAGAAGAGACCGATGAGGAGCCGGCGGTGGTGGTACGCCGGGGCGTCGCTGGCGCTGGTCCTGTTGCTGGGTGGCGTCGCCTTCATGCGCGTCGGGAGCTGGCTGGTCGTGCGCGACGAGCCGGCGCCATCGGCCGCTATTGTCGTGCTGAGCGGTGAGGTGCCGTTTCGCGCCATGGAAGGGGCCGACCTGTACAACCAGGGTTGGGCCCCGGAGGTATGGCTGACGCTGAACCGGGACCCCCGAGACGAGGCTGCGGCTGCGCCGCTCGGGGTCGAGCTCTTTGTCGACGCCGACGACAATCGTCGGATCCTGGAGGCGATGGGCGTGCCGACCGACGTGATCCATGTGATTCCCAGAGCCGTGCGCAACACGGCTGACGAGGTGCGTGAGATCTCGAAAAGGCTCTCACAAACCGGAGGGGAGCGCGTGATCATCGTCACCTCCAAGTTCCACACTCGGCGTGTGCGCACGCTGTGGAGGCGGCTGGCGGGGAACAGTGCTGGCGTGATAGTCCAGCCCGCTACGCGGGACCCGTATGACGGGGCCCGGTGGTGGCGTCGGTCGAACGACATCGCTTACGTGGCCAAGGAGCTGATGGGCCTAGTGAACGCTTGGATGGGATCCCGCGTACAACCTTGGTAG
- a CDS encoding aldo/keto reductase — translation MSATVERFELAPGLQISRVLTGLWQVADMERDGLETDLDAAAREMDRYVRAGLTTFDMADHYGSSELIAGRYEQQRPDASQLLTKWVPKPGPVTKDSVRGAVELACQRMGRQQLDLLQFHAWSYADPGWLDCIFELQALKDEGLIRHLGLTNTDTVHLRMLVESGIEIVSNQVSYSLLDQRALGAMTEFCLEHGVHLLAFGTVAGGFFTERWLGAPEPSLEALETWSQMKYKRFIDAAGGWGKFQSVLSTVARVAARLDVSVANVACRYILDAPAVAGIIVGARLGRSEHVDDNLALFDFTLDEEGSDAITSALGELDAIHGDCGDEYRRPPILTAAGDLSDHFDDFPPPYPTEAESEGRRRASSGTVWEDVAGFSRAVRKGDRILVSGTTATHRDRLIGGSDAASQTHFVIDKIEGAILSLGGRLEDVVRTRIYIHDPAVWDPVARAHGARFSQIRPANTLVNAGLIGDGYLVEMEAEAIVDDD, via the coding sequence ATGAGTGCGACGGTGGAGCGGTTCGAGCTCGCGCCCGGTTTGCAGATCTCCCGCGTCCTCACGGGCCTCTGGCAAGTCGCCGATATGGAGCGCGACGGACTCGAAACGGACCTCGACGCCGCCGCCCGGGAAATGGACCGCTACGTCAGGGCCGGACTCACGACCTTCGACATGGCCGACCACTACGGTTCGTCGGAGCTGATCGCTGGGCGGTACGAGCAGCAGCGGCCCGATGCCTCACAGCTGCTCACCAAGTGGGTGCCCAAGCCGGGTCCCGTCACCAAGGACAGCGTGCGAGGCGCGGTCGAGCTCGCATGTCAGCGCATGGGCCGGCAACAGCTCGACCTGCTTCAGTTCCACGCATGGAGCTACGCGGACCCAGGCTGGCTCGACTGCATCTTCGAGCTGCAGGCTCTGAAAGACGAGGGGCTGATCCGCCATCTGGGTCTGACCAACACTGACACCGTCCATCTACGCATGCTTGTGGAGAGCGGCATCGAGATCGTGTCGAATCAGGTCAGCTACTCGCTTCTCGACCAGCGAGCGCTCGGCGCCATGACCGAGTTTTGTCTGGAGCACGGCGTCCACCTGCTGGCATTCGGTACCGTCGCGGGAGGCTTCTTCACCGAGCGGTGGTTGGGCGCACCGGAGCCCAGCTTGGAGGCGCTCGAGACCTGGTCGCAGATGAAGTACAAGCGCTTCATCGATGCCGCCGGGGGCTGGGGGAAGTTCCAGTCCGTTCTCTCGACGGTCGCGCGCGTGGCCGCACGCCTGGACGTCTCCGTGGCGAACGTGGCGTGCCGATACATCCTGGATGCACCGGCCGTGGCGGGCATCATCGTCGGGGCTCGCCTGGGTCGCAGCGAGCACGTCGACGACAATCTCGCACTCTTCGACTTCACGCTCGACGAAGAGGGGTCCGACGCGATTACTTCGGCGCTCGGTGAACTCGACGCCATCCATGGGGACTGCGGCGACGAATACCGCAGGCCACCGATCTTGACCGCGGCCGGAGACCTGAGCGACCACTTCGATGACTTCCCCCCGCCGTACCCAACCGAAGCCGAGTCGGAGGGTCGCAGGAGGGCATCGAGCGGCACCGTCTGGGAGGATGTGGCCGGCTTCAGTCGTGCGGTGAGAAAAGGGGACCGGATACTCGTATCCGGCACGACCGCCACGCATCGCGACAGGTTGATCGGCGGCTCGGATGCGGCCAGCCAAACCCATTTCGTGATCGACAAGATCGAGGGCGCGATTCTCTCGCTCGGGGGTCGGCTCGAAGACGTCGTGCGGACGCGAATCTATATCCACGACCCGGCCGTCTGGGACCCCGTGGCGCGTGCGCACGGCGCACGTTTCTCCCAGATCAGGCCCGCCAACACGTTGGTGAACGCTGGTCTCATCGGGGACGGGTACTTGGTAGAGATGGAAGCCGAGGCGATTGTTGACGATGATTGA
- a CDS encoding APC family permease, translated as MTDGGSAPSTGLARQLGFMGLAATGICSMLGAAINVVPFMLLRNVPGIGPYVLPAYLFAAVPAILAALAYAILASAMPRAGGSYIYASRGLHPYLGFVASFSQWFGLSIAIGVVSYLLIPFIRDVFSALGIDGIAALLDTGPVRVGLALAFLWTSVAINMRGLQLYERILVPLMFLMFVLGGVVIVAGFLFDQGDFAAGLLASEGVAVPDAVPAAFSWTSFLAASAILFSSFIGFDSIAQAGGEAKNPGRSLPLAIGVSVVTVGTFYLLFTAAVYHTVPWQFVAERALNQDLTAPGLLGYVLSPTWTVLIVMGAAVALVNDLPAMLLAVSRLMFAWAEDGVFPKAVARVHEEWHTPTVALVLSGLMASASILGSHFAGDFFLGVDILVTSMLVNFMVMCMAVLWLPRINPRLAADVTVLPSRRLQVPLAAAGIALLLVFLVVHVRKDLTAELDAWYFHSTPLWLIVLGIASLIYAREVSGLKKSGVDTRALFQTLPSE; from the coding sequence ATGACCGACGGCGGGTCTGCGCCTTCCACCGGACTCGCCCGCCAGCTCGGCTTCATGGGCCTGGCGGCGACCGGGATCTGCTCGATGCTCGGGGCGGCGATCAACGTCGTCCCGTTCATGCTGCTGAGAAACGTGCCGGGAATCGGTCCCTATGTGCTGCCGGCGTACCTCTTCGCGGCTGTGCCCGCGATTCTCGCAGCACTCGCGTATGCGATCCTGGCGTCCGCGATGCCCCGGGCGGGGGGAAGCTACATCTACGCCAGCAGGGGCCTGCACCCGTACCTGGGCTTCGTCGCGAGCTTCTCACAATGGTTCGGGCTCTCTATCGCTATCGGCGTCGTCTCCTACCTGCTGATCCCGTTCATCCGCGACGTTTTCTCGGCCCTCGGCATCGACGGGATTGCCGCGCTCCTGGACACCGGCCCGGTCCGAGTCGGCTTGGCGCTCGCTTTCCTGTGGACCTCAGTCGCCATCAACATGCGCGGGCTTCAGCTCTACGAGCGGATTCTGGTACCGCTAATGTTCTTGATGTTCGTACTGGGCGGGGTCGTGATCGTCGCAGGCTTCCTGTTCGACCAAGGCGACTTCGCCGCCGGGCTTCTCGCGAGCGAAGGCGTGGCGGTCCCCGATGCCGTGCCTGCCGCGTTCAGTTGGACGAGCTTCCTGGCGGCCTCCGCGATCCTCTTCTCGAGCTTCATCGGATTCGACTCGATCGCTCAAGCGGGGGGAGAGGCCAAGAACCCTGGGCGTTCCCTCCCGCTCGCGATCGGGGTCTCGGTGGTGACCGTTGGCACCTTCTATCTGCTCTTCACGGCGGCGGTGTACCACACGGTGCCGTGGCAGTTCGTGGCGGAGCGAGCGCTGAACCAGGATCTCACGGCACCGGGCCTGCTCGGCTATGTGCTCTCGCCGACCTGGACCGTGCTCATCGTCATGGGCGCCGCGGTCGCCCTCGTCAATGACTTGCCGGCGATGCTTCTCGCAGTGTCGCGCCTCATGTTCGCGTGGGCGGAGGACGGCGTCTTTCCAAAGGCGGTGGCCAGGGTCCACGAGGAGTGGCATACGCCTACGGTGGCGCTGGTGCTCAGCGGGCTGATGGCTTCCGCGAGCATCCTCGGCAGTCACTTCGCAGGTGACTTCTTTCTCGGCGTGGACATCCTCGTCACCTCGATGCTCGTGAACTTCATGGTGATGTGCATGGCGGTGTTGTGGCTTCCGAGGATCAATCCGCGGCTGGCGGCCGACGTGACCGTTCTCCCGTCACGGAGGCTTCAGGTACCGCTGGCCGCCGCCGGCATCGCGCTGTTGCTTGTCTTCTTGGTTGTGCACGTGCGGAAGGATCTCACGGCCGAGCTGGACGCGTGGTACTTCCACTCGACGCCGCTCTGGCTGATCGTGCTCGGCATCGCATCCTTGATCTATGCACGTGAGGTGAGCGGCCTGAAGAAGAGCGGAGTCGATACGCGGGCGCTCTTCCAAACGCTTCCAAGCGAATGA